One stretch of Clavibacter michiganensis DNA includes these proteins:
- the folE gene encoding GTP cyclohydrolase I yields the protein MGVDRARIEAAVAELILAIGEDPGREGLATTPARVAEAYGEFFAGVGADPLRHLRETFPLPETDAAPQPVIVTGIAFRSICEHHLLPFTGVAHLAYVPGERIVGLGRLPRVVDDLASRPQMQERLGEQIAEALEHGLGARGVAVILDATHGCVTARGTRQAGSTTITIAARGSLAEPAARAEVLALLPASGGRA from the coding sequence GTGGGCGTCGACCGGGCGCGCATCGAGGCGGCCGTGGCCGAGCTGATCCTCGCCATCGGCGAGGACCCGGGCCGGGAGGGACTCGCGACCACCCCCGCGCGGGTGGCCGAGGCCTACGGCGAGTTCTTCGCGGGCGTGGGCGCGGATCCGCTCCGCCACCTCCGCGAGACCTTCCCGCTCCCCGAGACGGACGCGGCGCCGCAGCCCGTGATCGTGACGGGCATCGCGTTCCGGTCCATCTGCGAGCACCACCTGCTGCCGTTCACGGGCGTCGCGCACCTCGCCTACGTGCCGGGCGAGCGGATCGTCGGCCTCGGCCGGCTGCCGCGCGTGGTCGACGACCTCGCCTCCCGCCCCCAGATGCAGGAGCGTCTGGGCGAGCAGATCGCCGAGGCGCTCGAGCACGGTCTCGGGGCGCGCGGCGTCGCCGTGATCCTCGACGCGACGCACGGCTGCGTCACCGCGCGCGGCACCCGCCAGGCCGGCAGCACGACCATCACCATCGCGGCCCGTGGGTCGCTCGCCGAGCCGGCGGCGCGCGCCGAGGTGCTCGCGCTGCTGCCCGCATCGGGCGGGCGGGCGTGA